The following DNA comes from Actinomycetota bacterium.
CGGCACCCGGCTGGCCAACGCCAACGGCGACGCGGTGATCCCGATCCTGGCCGGGGTGGCCGTCTGCTACCTGGTCCTGACCCTGCCGTCGGGGTGGCTGGCCGGGCGGCTGGAGCGCCGGGTGGCGGTCCTGCGATGAGGAGCCTCCGGTGAGCGAAGCCGTCCTCTACGACACCGTCGGGCCGCGAGGGCGGCGCCGCATCCTGGTCGGCAGCGTGGCCGGGGTGCTGCTGGTGGCGGTCGTGCTCGGGGCGGCGGTGGCCCGCCTGGCCGCCAAGGGCGGCC
Coding sequences within:
- a CDS encoding ABC transporter permease subunit, producing the protein TFGQSLQLVVLPQAIRTVIPPLINVVIALIKNSSIAAAFAVVELTAIGTRLANANGDAVIPILAGVAVCYLVLTLPSGWLAGRLERRVAVLR